The Toxorhynchites rutilus septentrionalis strain SRP chromosome 1, ASM2978413v1, whole genome shotgun sequence genome contains the following window.
TTCACCAATTAGAAAAACGGTTAGAGAAAGATGTTACATTGCGAAACAAATACAATGAATTCTTAGAAGAATATTTGGAAAGCGGACACATGAAATTAGTTGGTGAAGCAGAGGAAAATTTGGACAAACATAAGCGCACAGTCTGTTACCTCCCACACCATCCAGTCTTCAAAGAATCCAGTACAACCACCAAATTTCGGGTGGTATTTGATGGGTCTGCAAAAACGACAACAAACCGTTCCCTTAATGATGCGCTGCTCACAGGTCCCGTGATTCAAGACGATCTTTTCGAATTGATGATTCGATCCCGAAAAAATGCAGTTGCTCTGGTGGCCGACATCGAGAAGATGTACAGGCAAATACGTGTGCATCCTGACGATGCTTGCCTGCAGAGAATCCTATGGCGATTCACATCTTCAGAGAGCATAAAGGTGTACGAGCTTCAAACGGTCACTTACGGGTTATCTCCCTCATCTTTCATCGCTACTCGCGTGCTTCAACAGCTTGGTGTGAGCTACAGCGATAAATTCAAATTGGCGTCCTATGCTGCACAAGAGGATTTTTATATGGACGATTTTCTGTCTGGCACCGATTCAGTTGAAAAAGCAAAGCAATTACTCCACGAAATGCAGTGAATGATGAAGGAAGGCGGTTATCAACTGAGGAAGTGGAGCTCTACTCACCGTGAAGTTTTGAGAGATCTGCCACCAGAGTTGATTGAGAACGCTACAAAATTGAACCTGGAACCAGAAAATCATATTAAAACACTTGGTATAATTTGGGAGACGGAATCAGATCAACTTGGGATTGATGTTAAGGCCACGCTGAATCACGATCCATGGACAAAACGGAAAATATTTTCGGCAATTGCACAGCTTTACGACCCACTTGGTATAATATCACCTGTGATAATGTGGGCAGAAATCCGGATGCAACATCTTTGGGCAGCTGCTCTCGGATGGGACGATCCGATCCAGGATACTGTCGGGGCCAAATGGAATGAATTTTACGAGCAGTTGCCACTCTTGAAAGAGTTTAGAGTCTCTCGCTTTCTTTTTACAACACCTCGATCGAGCATACAATTTCATGTTTTCTCCGATGCTTCAGAGGCTGGATACGGTGCTTGTATTTATGCTCGATCAACCAGCAAGGAAGGAACAACTAAAATCGAGATCATAGCATCTAAATCACGTGTAGCTCCAATCAAACGGCTCAGCTTGCCACGATTGGAGTTGTGTGCTGCACTCTTAGGAGCCAAATTATACGCGAGAGTTTCTGCAGCGCTGAGGATGGAGGGGAATCCTTGCTGGTTTTGGTCGGACTCAACAGACATGGCAGACCTTCGTCGGAAATCGTACGTCCGAAATACAATCGCTAACGCATGGTCGCTACTGGAATCACGTGAAAGGGTCTGATAATCCAGCTGATTATGTTTCACGTGGCATGCTCCCGGCAGACTTTCTCGTTATCAAATCCTGGCGATTCGGCCCAGATTGGTTGACAATGGAAGAAAATGATTGGCCAAAACACGACGATACTAATCCACCATCTGAAGAAGATCTGGAAAGAAGGAAAACTGTAGCTGTGGTTCAAACTTCGatagaaatatttttcttattcCATCGTTATTCGTCCTTCACAAAGCTTGTTCGGATTACTGCTTTCGTCCTTCGTTTTTGTCGATTATGTCGCCGTAAAAAATCCCCGTTGAAGCTGCAACAATTTCTCACAGTACACGAGCTGAAAGTTGCAAAA
Protein-coding sequences here:
- the LOC129761616 gene encoding uncharacterized protein LOC129761616, which produces MGKKTKAKTHVRDGIMDFIHRLKDFLQKPGPIDGNQMKIRLEKLEEKWKEFEEIQCEIEFSEEQEENMELHSQVTTEFEEKYFEERAGLEIFKESSTTTKFRVVFDGSAKTTTNRSLNDALLTGPVIQDDLFELMIRSRKNAVALVADIEKMYRQIRVHPDDACLQRILWRFTSSESIKVYELQTVTYGLSPSSFIATRVLQQLGVSYSDKFKLASYAAQEDFYMDDFLSGTDSVEKAKQLLHEMQ